One region of Phragmites australis chromosome 18, lpPhrAust1.1, whole genome shotgun sequence genomic DNA includes:
- the LOC133899327 gene encoding U-box domain-containing protein 8-like: protein MEAWPDDLRCPISLEVMTDPVILPSGHTFERRSIQRWLDGGHLTCPVTNLPLPPSPPLIPNHALRRLIAAVSPSAAAAPVPEAGVGAKEPAAEVQASPVTGLLRLAKSGAAGRREVLESGSAAVLLRHAAAGDEAAARALLLLSLDGDDARVGLVVDGAVDALSAAVSRGDAAAALAATALTSLATVDVNKCTIGAHASAIPALAGLLRRGGARERREAATALYELCKLPENRRRTLRAGAAPALADFAADGSARAVEVLGLLAKCREGRQELCRIPGIVSVLSGVASSGNARAIEQALLVLNWICSESNELTLQAIKLGAFQLCEALVNDDNCKIAKNAVELARTLEKA from the coding sequence ATGGAGGCGTGGCCGGACGACTTGAGGTGCCCCATCTCGCTGGAGGTCATGACGGACCCTGTCATCCTCCCCTCCGGCCACACCTTCGAACGCCGCAGCATCCAGCGCTGGCTCGACGGGGGGCACCTCACCTGCCCAGTCACCAACCTCCCGCTGCCGCCTTCCCCGCCGCTCATCCCCAACCACGCGCTGCGCCGCCTCATAGCAGCCGTCTCGCCTTCCGCCGCAGCCGCCCCCGTCCCCGAGGCGGGTGTAGGTGCTAAGGAACCGGCGGCGGAAGTGCAGGCGTCGCCCGTGACGGGGCTGCTCAGGCTGGCCAAGTCCGGCGCAGCCGGACGGAGGGAGGTGCTGGAGTCCGGCAGCGCGGCGGTGCTGCTGCGGCACGCGGCGGCCGGggacgaggcggcggcgagggcgctCCTGCTCCTCAGCCTCGATGGCGACGACGCGCGCGTCGGGCTAGTGGTGGACGGCGCCGTCGACGCGCTCTCCGCCGCGGTGTCCCGCGGCGACGCGGCTGCCGCGCTCGCGGCCACGGCGCTCACCAGCCTCGCCACCGTCGATGTCAACAAGTGCACCATCGGTGCGCACGCCTCGGCCATTCCGGCGCTGGCCGGGctcctccgccgcggcggcgcgcgggAGCGACGTGAGGCGGCCACGGCCCTCTACGAGCTCTGCAAGCTGCCGGAGAACCGCCGCCGCACGCTGCGCGCCGGCGCGGCGCCCGCGCTCGCCGACTTCGCCGCCGACGGCTCCGCCCGCGCCGTCGAGGTGCTCGGCCTCCTCGCCAAGTGCCGCGAGGGGCGCCAGGAGCTGTGCAGGATCCCGGGCATCGTGTCCGTGCTCTCCGGCGTCGCCAGCAGCGGCAACGCCCGTGCAATCGAGCAGGCCCTGCTCGTCCTCAATTGGATTTGCTCCGAGAGCAATGAATTGACATTACAAGCAATAAAGCTGGGAGCTTTCCAGCTCTGTGAGGCTCTGGTGAACGACGACAACTGCAAGATCGCCAAGAACGCTGTCGAATTGGCCCGGACCCTCGAGAAAGCATAA
- the LOC133898859 gene encoding probable GTP-binding protein OBGM, mitochondrial, with the protein MAAAAARPGFRRMFSVSAFAPPKQPTTPPPKADPSPNLFVSAQVVTERVTGFSKVKMATHSPTAWVGGELGRHYGSGSAPEGRKGKVAPLQARGMVDRFRLRAKGGDGGNGCVSLRRSRSDRHGRPDGGNGGKGGDVILECSRSIWDFSGLQHHTKAGRGGNGVSKNQIGTRGFDKIAQVPIGTVIHLVQGEQPSVAVTKLTRALDPWDIPDATEHSSVSLNKPTRALDPWEISYAAEHFAASSNQMKDLDGGLFHQHVAPKDYTDGNGSGSKLEKRTYLNTCSKPELSNIDHDANNYPRQVEMDEKDQFEGDDKEFWEDEDEFDMDNEEEEVEEEREEQDQVQYSVAEMTKPGQRLIIARGGEGGLGNAFIIKEMRLSKENRQEEIARLSTGQPGTETLLILELKSIADVGLVGLPNAGKSTLLSALSRARPEIADYAFTTLRPNIGSLTYEDHFSVKVADIPGLIKGAHENRGLGHAFLRHIERTKVLAYVLDLAATLNGRKGVLPWEQLQDLVMELEHYQEGLTRRPSLIVANKIDEEGADGMFEELKRRVQGVPIFPVCAILQEGVPDLRVGLRKLMDDDLDPQGIDLSKIIVD; encoded by the exons atggcggcggctgcggcgaggCCCGGGTTCCGGCGCATGTTCTCCGTCTCGGCCTTCGCGCCGCCGAAGCAGCCCACCACCCCGCCCCCCAAGGCCGACCCCTCCCCGAACCTCTTCGTCTCCG CCCAAGTTGTGACAGAGCGAGTCACTGGTTTCTCTAAGGTGAAGATGGCGACACACTCTCCTACAGCGTGGGTGGGTGGTGAGCTAGGCCGCCACTATGGATCCGGGTCTGCGCCGGAAGGGAGGAAGGGAAAGGTGGCGCCTTTGCAG GCGCGGGGCATGGTGGACAGGTTCCGGCTGCGCGCCAAGGGAGGAGACGGCGGCAATGGCTGCGTCAGCCTTAGGCGCTCCAGGTCCGACCGCCATGGCAGGCCTGATG GTGGTAATGGAGGAAAAGGTGGTGATGTCATTCTTGAGTGCTCAAGGTCTATCTGGGATTTCAGTGGCTTGCAGCATCACACG AAAGCAGGCCGAGGAGGCAATGGAGTTTCTAAGAATCAGATAGGAACAAGAGGTTTTGACAAG ATCGCACAAGTACCAATAGGCACGGTGATTCATCTAGTCCAAGGGGAGCAACCTTCTGTTGCAGTAACTAAACTAACCAGAGCTCTTGATCCTTGGGATATCCCTGATGCTACGGAACACTCATCAGTCAGTTTGAATAAACCAACCAGAGCTCTTGATCCTTGGGAAATCTCTTATGCTGCAGAACACTTTGCAGCCAGTTCGAATCAGATGAAAGATTTGGATGGTGGCTTATTCCATCAGCATGTTGCTCCCAAGGATTATACTGATGGAAATGGAAGTGGCAGTAAGTTGGAGAAGCGAACATACTTAAATACATGCTCCAAGCCTGAGCTCTCCAACATTGATCATGATGCAAATAACTATCCACGTCAGGTGGAGATGGATGAAAAGGATCAGTTTGAGGGCGACGATAAAGAATTTTGGGAGGATGAAGACGAGTTCGACATGGAcaatgaggaggaagaggtagaggaagagagggaggaaCAAGACCAGGTGCAATATTCTGTTGCCGAAATGACAAAACCTGGGCAACGGCTGATCATAGCACGAGGAGGGGAAGGTGGGCTGGGGAACGCTTTTATCATCAAGGAGATGCGGCTGTCCAAAGAAAATAGACAAGAGGAGATAGCCCGCTTGAGTACTGGGCAGCCAGGAACTGAGACCTTGCTCATCTTGGAACTGAAGAGCATTGCTGATGTTGGTCTTGTTGGTTTGCCTAATGCCGGGAAGAGCACATTGCTGAGCGCTCTCTCCAGGGCTCGTCCGGAGATAGCCGACTATGCGTTCACCACACTGAGGCCCAATATTGGTAGCCTAACCTATGAGGACCACTTCTCAGTGAAAGTGGCCGATATACCCGGTCTGATCAAAGGAGCCCATGAGAACCGTGGCCTCGGCCATGCTTTCTTGAGGCACATAGAGCGCACCAAAGTTCTCGCTTATGTGCTTGACCTGGCAGCCACACTAAATGGCAGGAAGGGCGTCTTGCCATGGGAGCAACTGCAGGATCTAGTCATGGAGCTGGAGCATTACCAAGAAGGCTTGACAAGGCGGCCATCATTGATTGTCGCTAACAAGATAGACGAAGAAGGGGCTGACGGAATGTTTGAGGAACTCAAGAGGAGAGTGCAAGGTGTTCCAATATTTCCAGTATGTGCCATCTTGCAAGAGGGGGTACCTGATCTGAGAGTTGGTCTAAGAAAACTTATGGATGATGACTTGGATCCACAGGGCATTGATTTGAGCAAAATTATTGTCGACTGA